In a genomic window of Candidatus Omnitrophota bacterium:
- a CDS encoding DNA methyltransferase produces the protein MAKINIKPAISDIKISEIKPAPYNPREISNEALAGLRHSLEKFGYVDLLVVNKRNMHIISGHQRYKILQAEGVETAPAIIVDVDEIQEQAMNVTLNNQEIAGQWTQALIPLLERLRKEAADDYLALRLKNLRDSVGDMGVENIGDGKTLPDDIPEPPKETITKKGDLWILGDHRLLCGDSTSDEDVARLMAGEKASLFATDPPYCVDYTGADRPTGGHDWSGVYHEVDIPDAKEFIKKFYEVGLKHIKENTALYLWHASKRRGMIDEICDDLGVLVHQQIIWVKPCAVLTYSFYSWRHEPCLLMWVKGKKPLYKPKDKSIGSVWMVNFFRSGDPTKPEYHTDVWELDWEGKKRNPGLHHPTVKPTEVFAIPMRVHTSPGDICYEPFSGSGSQIIAAERLTRRCYAMEIEPIFCDVAVKRWEEFSGRKAHRENSNG, from the coding sequence GTGGCAAAAATCAATATTAAGCCTGCGATTAGTGACATAAAGATATCGGAAATTAAACCGGCGCCTTATAATCCGAGGGAAATATCGAACGAGGCCTTGGCGGGCCTGCGGCATAGCCTGGAGAAGTTTGGCTATGTGGACCTATTGGTGGTAAATAAGCGCAATATGCATATCATTTCAGGGCATCAGCGGTATAAGATTTTGCAGGCGGAGGGCGTTGAGACCGCACCGGCTATCATAGTTGACGTTGACGAAATTCAAGAGCAGGCAATGAATGTCACGCTTAATAACCAGGAGATTGCCGGACAGTGGACACAGGCTCTTATTCCGCTTTTAGAGAGGCTGCGCAAAGAGGCGGCTGATGATTATCTTGCGCTTCGGCTCAAAAATTTACGGGATAGCGTTGGCGACATGGGTGTTGAGAATATTGGCGACGGCAAAACGCTTCCGGATGATATTCCTGAACCGCCCAAGGAGACGATTACTAAAAAAGGCGACCTTTGGATATTAGGTGATCATCGGCTTCTCTGCGGGGATTCTACAAGCGACGAAGATGTTGCAAGGCTTATGGCTGGAGAGAAAGCAAGTTTGTTTGCTACTGATCCGCCTTACTGTGTCGACTACACCGGAGCTGATAGGCCTACCGGCGGTCACGATTGGTCCGGTGTTTATCATGAGGTCGACATTCCGGATGCCAAGGAATTCATAAAAAAGTTTTATGAGGTGGGGCTTAAACATATCAAAGAAAACACAGCGCTCTATCTTTGGCATGCCTCAAAACGAAGAGGCATGATTGATGAAATCTGCGATGATCTCGGAGTTCTCGTCCATCAGCAGATTATTTGGGTGAAGCCTTGCGCAGTATTAACGTATTCGTTTTATTCGTGGAGGCATGAGCCTTGTCTTCTTATGTGGGTTAAAGGAAAAAAGCCGCTTTATAAGCCAAAGGACAAATCTATCGGCAGTGTGTGGATGGTCAATTTCTTTCGGTCCGGCGATCCTACGAAGCCTGAATATCATACTGATGTTTGGGAGCTGGACTGGGAAGGTAAGAAACGTAATCCCGGACTGCATCATCCAACGGTTAAGCCTACCGAGGTATTTGCTATTCCTATGCGCGTGCATACGTCACCCGGAGATATCTGCTACGAGCCGTTCAGCGGTTCCGGTTCGCAGATCATTGCAGCAGAACGGTTAACTAGGCGCTGTTATGCAATGGAGATCGAGCCTATCTTTTGCGACGTGGCCGTCAAAAGATGGGAAGAATTTTCGGGGAGAAAGGCGCATAGAGAAAATAGTAATGGATGA
- a CDS encoding helix-turn-helix domain-containing protein, which produces MGNEKIDIRDLRDGKFLWIDKAALRLISENAGTMGVAVYSWLCYYANFKAQDCFPSVTTLAYHCGVSRRTIMRAVKQLERLKAVAIERKKGKPNIYKLLNISGVKSYPQPSSDIDVTSDRAVTGVVTQVSPEVVTGVSPEQEIYNKR; this is translated from the coding sequence ATGGGAAACGAAAAGATAGATATCAGGGATTTGCGCGACGGCAAATTCCTTTGGATAGATAAGGCAGCATTAAGACTCATTAGCGAGAATGCCGGGACAATGGGCGTTGCTGTTTATTCATGGCTTTGTTATTACGCTAATTTTAAGGCGCAGGACTGTTTTCCGTCTGTTACCACATTGGCATATCACTGCGGAGTATCCCGGCGCACGATCATGCGGGCAGTAAAGCAGCTGGAGCGGTTGAAGGCTGTTGCGATTGAGAGGAAGAAGGGTAAGCCGAATATTTATAAGCTGCTTAATATTTCAGGAGTGAAAAGTTATCCACAACCAAGTAGTGACATTGATGTCACCAGTGACAGGGCTGTCACTGGAGTAGTGACACAGGTGTCACCAGAGGTAGTGACCGGTGTGTCACCCGAACAAGAGATATATAACAAGAGATAA
- a CDS encoding sigma-70 family RNA polymerase sigma factor: MSLNYGGLFESWEIAVAKKVINDYRKEHTYLAREGLDDLLQECLMHWLEVRDRYDTKRGASKRTYMAEVVRNMLINLAEKANADKRRAFYESVSLDEPFDDNEDEPALKDKLAESDDVLPQIKSELKLELSRVYQKLTPQQQKLCKLLGEEGLTISEASRQLNKHRMIIHREIARIRELFEKEGLRDYLK, encoded by the coding sequence ATGAGTCTCAATTACGGAGGTTTATTTGAGAGTTGGGAGATTGCAGTTGCCAAGAAAGTTATTAATGATTACAGAAAAGAGCACACATATTTGGCGCGTGAAGGATTGGACGATTTATTGCAGGAATGTCTTATGCACTGGCTTGAGGTCCGCGATCGCTACGATACAAAACGTGGCGCTTCAAAAAGGACATATATGGCTGAGGTTGTTAGGAATATGCTTATCAATCTTGCCGAGAAAGCCAATGCTGATAAAAGGAGGGCGTTTTACGAAAGCGTATCCCTGGATGAACCCTTTGATGACAATGAAGATGAGCCTGCCTTAAAAGACAAACTCGCTGAAAGCGATGATGTCCTGCCGCAAATTAAGTCTGAACTCAAGTTAGAACTTTCCAGAGTTTACCAGAAGCTTACTCCGCAGCAACAGAAATTATGCAAGCTGCTTGGCGAAGAAGGCCTGACTATCAGCGAGGCCTCTAGGCAGCTTAATAAACATAGAATGATTATTCATCGTGAGATAGCTCGGATAAGAGAACTCTTTGAAAAGGAGGGACTAAGGGACTACCTGAAATAA
- the gltX gene encoding glutamate--tRNA ligase translates to MVRVRFAPSPTGNLHIGGGRTALFNWLFAQSQKGKFILRIEDTDKERSKPEFVDEILDSLKWLGFAWDELYYQSERFDSYRMHADKLLKAGLAYIEKSPEGKEAIIYKVPKQKIKVNDLIRGQIEFDSTLIKDQVLIKSDGTPTYNFACVVDDAEMNITHIIRGDDHISNTPKQVLIYQALGFPLPLFAHLPLIMGVDGGRLSKRTGATAISDYRKMGYLSEALLNYLLLLSWAPGDNRELISIKEAVNLFDIKNVNKTAATFDLKKLDWMNNQYLKAADPQKLMDELVVLLAAKNYINKDNFDRDFLLGLVKLFQARLPRLNDFVDWADFFFLDELIMDEDAVKKYLATDLSKEFKLFADRLKNLADFNIVNIEGAFRELVVELGIEAKKLIHPVRVALTGKTIGPGLFEVIYYLGKEKSIKRLLKWVR, encoded by the coding sequence ATGGTTAGAGTAAGGTTTGCTCCTAGCCCAACAGGGAATCTTCATATCGGCGGAGGACGTACCGCTTTGTTTAACTGGCTTTTTGCGCAGTCGCAAAAAGGTAAATTTATCTTAAGGATTGAAGATACGGATAAGGAGCGCTCCAAGCCTGAATTTGTCGACGAAATTCTTGATAGCCTTAAATGGTTGGGTTTTGCCTGGGATGAACTTTATTATCAAAGCGAGCGTTTTGACAGCTACCGGATGCACGCGGATAAATTGTTAAAAGCAGGCCTTGCCTATATTGAAAAATCTCCTGAAGGCAAGGAAGCAATAATCTACAAGGTCCCGAAGCAGAAGATAAAAGTGAATGATTTAATCCGCGGCCAGATTGAATTCGATTCTACGTTAATTAAGGATCAGGTATTAATTAAATCCGACGGAACCCCTACTTATAATTTTGCCTGTGTCGTTGATGACGCAGAGATGAATATTACGCATATTATCCGCGGGGATGACCATATTTCTAATACACCTAAACAAGTCCTTATTTATCAAGCCCTGGGTTTCCCATTACCGCTTTTTGCGCATCTTCCTTTGATTATGGGGGTTGACGGTGGCAGGCTCTCCAAAAGAACAGGTGCAACGGCTATTAGTGATTACCGCAAGATGGGTTATTTGTCTGAGGCATTATTAAATTACCTTCTTTTACTTAGCTGGGCTCCGGGAGACAATCGGGAATTGATCAGTATCAAAGAAGCGGTAAATTTATTTGATATAAAAAATGTAAATAAAACTGCAGCTACCTTTGATTTAAAGAAGCTGGATTGGATGAATAATCAATATCTTAAAGCTGCTGATCCGCAAAAGTTAATGGATGAGCTTGTTGTGCTTCTTGCAGCCAAGAACTATATAAACAAAGATAATTTTGACCGGGATTTCCTTTTAGGTTTAGTAAAATTATTTCAGGCCAGGCTTCCCAGGCTCAATGATTTTGTAGATTGGGCGGATTTTTTCTTTCTTGATGAGCTGATAATGGATGAGGATGCAGTAAAAAAATATTTAGCTACTGATCTATCTAAAGAGTTTAAACTTTTCGCAGATAGGCTTAAGAATTTAGCTGATTTTAATATTGTTAATATTGAAGGCGCTTTTCGAGAATTAGTGGTGGAGTTAGGTATTGAGGCTAAAAAGTTGATACATCCTGTACGCGTTGCCCTTACCGGAAAGACTATCGGGCCTGGCTTATTCGAAGTAATTTATTATCTGGGGAAAGAAAAAAGCATTAAGAGGCTCTTAAAATGGGTAAGATAA
- a CDS encoding 2-oxoacid:acceptor oxidoreductase family protein has protein sequence MTERIIIAGSGGQGVMLLGKVLAEAAMRQGWHVSWFPAYGPEVRGGTSHCMVTISDQEVGSPYIAKADSLIILNNPSLGRFKGKLKNNGLLILNSSLAKSDSYAKVKILQFPFTDIAIKLGNIKVANMVALGVYLAAKKIIKTKNILEVFKFMAPAGNLKILEVNELALAEGEKLNHG, from the coding sequence ATGACCGAACGCATAATTATCGCAGGCAGCGGCGGTCAAGGGGTGATGCTTTTGGGAAAGGTCTTGGCAGAGGCAGCTATGCGTCAAGGCTGGCATGTTAGCTGGTTTCCTGCTTACGGGCCGGAGGTGCGCGGAGGAACCAGCCATTGCATGGTTACGATCTCTGATCAGGAAGTAGGCTCTCCTTATATAGCCAAAGCGGATTCGCTTATAATTTTAAACAATCCTTCACTGGGAAGATTTAAAGGTAAGCTTAAAAATAATGGTTTATTAATTCTTAATTCTTCTTTAGCTAAAAGCGATTCATATGCCAAAGTAAAAATATTACAATTCCCGTTTACCGATATTGCCATAAAGTTAGGCAATATTAAAGTTGCCAATATGGTGGCATTAGGCGTATATCTAGCTGCCAAGAAGATTATTAAGACCAAGAATATTTTAGAGGTATTTAAGTTTATGGCTCCTGCGGGTAATTTAAAAATTTTAGAGGTTAATGAATTGGCCTTGGCAGAAGGAGAAAAATTAAATCATGGTTAG
- a CDS encoding thiamine pyrophosphate-dependent enzyme, protein MEKTFFRPESLYDVPTHYCPGCGHGTAHRLVAQVVDELGIREKTVGIAPVGCAVVAYDYWNFDCSEAPHGRALAVATAIKRVHPQNIVFTYQGDGDLAAIGTNETIHAANRGENLSVIFINNTVYGMTGGQMAPTTLLGQKTSTSIEGRVKEKHGYPLKISEMLAILPGVAYVERVSLHSPQEVLKAKRAIKQAFENQINNLGFSLVEVLSPCPTYWGQSPKESLDWIRDVMQKEFPLGRIK, encoded by the coding sequence ATGGAAAAAACATTTTTTCGCCCAGAGTCTTTGTATGATGTACCCACGCATTATTGTCCAGGTTGCGGCCACGGTACTGCGCACCGGCTGGTTGCTCAGGTAGTTGATGAATTAGGTATAAGAGAAAAAACTGTCGGGATAGCTCCTGTAGGGTGTGCTGTGGTGGCTTATGATTACTGGAATTTTGATTGTTCGGAAGCTCCCCATGGCCGGGCGCTGGCTGTGGCAACGGCTATAAAAAGAGTGCATCCGCAGAATATTGTTTTTACCTATCAGGGTGATGGGGACTTAGCTGCTATTGGTACAAACGAGACTATACATGCGGCAAACCGCGGAGAAAATTTAAGCGTAATTTTTATTAACAATACGGTTTATGGCATGACAGGGGGACAGATGGCTCCTACTACGCTTTTAGGCCAAAAAACCTCTACTTCTATTGAAGGTAGGGTAAAAGAGAAACACGGTTATCCATTGAAAATTTCAGAGATGTTGGCAATATTACCTGGGGTAGCCTATGTTGAGAGGGTCTCACTGCATTCACCTCAGGAAGTATTAAAGGCTAAGCGCGCAATCAAGCAGGCGTTTGAAAACCAGATAAATAATTTGGGATTTTCTCTAGTGGAGGTGCTTTCTCCTTGCCCGACTTATTGGGGGCAAAGCCCCAAAGAATCATTGGATTGGATTAGGGATGTGATGCAAAAAGAGTTCCCTTTAGGAAGGATTAAATGA
- a CDS encoding 3-methyl-2-oxobutanoate dehydrogenase subunit VorB, producing the protein MVKAKILLSGNEAIAQGALQAGCNFYAGYPITPQNEIIAYMAKCMPACRTGREQSKGVFIQAESELAAINMVYGACAAGARSMTSSSSPGISLMQEGISYIAGSQLPAVIVNIMRGGPGLGNIAPAQSDYFQATRGGGHGDYHLIVLAPSCVQEAYDLTKISFELADKYRIPIMILGDGILGQMMEPVHLSKKKNKVNTFKNWALTGCKGRKPNIVKSFFLREGALEEFNLKLQANYEQIRKKEARYEGIFLSDAKVILVAYGTMARIAKGAVIQLRNQGKKIGLIRPITLWPFPQVPFSIKNKKVKFLVVEMSYGQMLEDVKLAVCCRQKVDFLGRSGGGVPSEEEIINKVNKILLQ; encoded by the coding sequence ATGGTTAAAGCGAAGATATTATTAAGTGGTAACGAAGCAATTGCTCAAGGCGCCCTTCAGGCAGGCTGCAATTTCTATGCCGGTTATCCTATTACTCCCCAAAATGAAATTATTGCTTATATGGCTAAGTGTATGCCTGCCTGCCGGACAGGCAGGGAGCAATCCAAAGGAGTATTTATTCAAGCGGAATCAGAGTTGGCTGCAATTAATATGGTTTATGGCGCTTGCGCTGCCGGAGCAAGGTCGATGACTTCCTCTTCTAGCCCGGGGATAAGTTTAATGCAGGAAGGAATATCCTATATTGCCGGCTCTCAGCTTCCGGCGGTAATTGTCAATATTATGCGTGGCGGCCCGGGGCTTGGCAATATTGCTCCTGCCCAATCGGATTATTTTCAGGCTACCCGCGGCGGCGGCCATGGAGATTACCATTTGATAGTTTTGGCTCCTTCCTGTGTTCAGGAGGCATATGATCTTACCAAAATAAGTTTTGAGTTGGCGGATAAATATCGTATTCCGATTATGATTTTAGGAGATGGGATCTTAGGCCAGATGATGGAGCCGGTACATTTATCTAAAAAAAAGAATAAGGTTAATACTTTTAAGAATTGGGCGCTTACCGGTTGTAAAGGAAGAAAACCCAATATTGTTAAATCATTCTTTTTACGTGAAGGGGCCTTGGAAGAATTTAACCTTAAGCTCCAGGCTAATTATGAACAGATTAGGAAAAAAGAAGCCCGTTATGAAGGCATATTTTTATCCGATGCAAAAGTTATCCTGGTGGCTTATGGAACAATGGCGCGTATTGCCAAAGGCGCTGTTATTCAGTTAAGGAATCAGGGAAAGAAGATAGGGTTGATTCGTCCGATTACGCTTTGGCCGTTTCCGCAGGTGCCGTTTAGCATAAAAAATAAAAAGGTTAAATTTCTGGTGGTTGAGATGTCCTATGGCCAGATGCTTGAAGATGTAAAATTGGCAGTTTGTTGTAGGCAAAAGGTTGATTTTCTTGGCCGCTCAGGTGGTGGGGTTCCAAGCGAGGAAGAAATTATTAATAAAGTTAATAAAATATTACTTCAGTAA
- a CDS encoding 4Fe-4S dicluster domain-containing protein — MAKIKINPDRCKGCFLCVNFCPKGLLKKSAKLNKKGLNFVEFDTNGECIGCMQCAVICPDCCIDVYKE, encoded by the coding sequence ATGGCTAAGATTAAAATTAATCCTGATAGATGTAAGGGTTGCTTTCTGTGCGTAAATTTCTGTCCCAAGGGCTTACTTAAGAAAAGCGCCAAATTAAACAAAAAGGGATTAAATTTTGTGGAATTCGATACCAATGGAGAATGTATTGGTTGTATGCAATGCGCAGTAATTTGTCCGGATTGTTGTATTGATGTGTATAAAGAATGA
- the dxs gene encoding 1-deoxy-D-xylulose-5-phosphate synthase, whose translation MFLEKINSPQDLKKLNIEELKILAQEIRQRMIEVVSGVGGHLASSLGAVELIIALHYSLNTPKDKIIFDVGHQAYAHKILTGRNSNFSTLRQYQGLSGFPSKDESIYDSFTSGHSSNAVSLGLGLACGRDLLPCQEQFRVVSVIGDGSLSGGLCFEGLNNAGHLKKDILVVLNTNELSIAPNVGAISNYLNKIISLPVYNRFHNNIENFLKSRVPRGSRLLKLMSKFEEGLKGLFVPGILFEELGFRYFGPIDGHDLSKLTVTLKNITEIRGPRLLHIVTKKGKGCEFAEKNPVKFHGIGCFDINTGEVEVKKSKVGVKSYTEIFRNKLVQLAGSDKRILAITAAMPEGTGLDKFRDSFPTRFFDVGIAEPHAVCFAAGLAKQGFKPVVAVYSTFLQRAYDQIIQEVSLQGLSVIFAIDRAGIVGEDGVTHQGIFDIAYLSSIPNLVVMAPKGGQELEQMLEFAIGLNQPVAIRYPRAETTLVEDRPIPLKLGKAELIKEGKDFTIVALGSMVLAAQEAIEILNKEGLFGNLINARFVWPLDIKLIKDVSAKTKFVFTVEEGIKQEGFGSAIAQELDKHVERIGLPFEFIPHGARGLLLEKYGLTGLGIATSIRQHIKNNG comes from the coding sequence ATGTTTTTAGAGAAGATAAATTCACCGCAGGATTTAAAAAAATTAAATATTGAAGAACTAAAAATCCTGGCTCAAGAGATCCGTCAGAGAATGATTGAGGTTGTCTCTGGGGTCGGTGGGCATCTTGCTTCTAGCCTCGGTGCAGTAGAGCTGATTATTGCCCTGCATTATTCTCTGAATACCCCCAAAGATAAAATCATATTTGATGTTGGGCATCAGGCATACGCACATAAAATATTAACCGGACGTAATTCTAATTTTTCAACGCTTAGGCAATATCAGGGCCTAAGTGGTTTTCCTTCGAAGGATGAGTCGATTTATGATTCTTTCACTAGCGGCCACAGCTCAAATGCTGTTTCTTTGGGGCTAGGCCTTGCTTGTGGAAGAGACCTATTGCCTTGCCAGGAGCAGTTCAGGGTAGTTTCTGTGATTGGTGATGGTTCTTTAAGTGGCGGCCTTTGTTTTGAAGGCTTGAATAATGCCGGCCACCTGAAGAAAGACATTTTGGTAGTTTTAAATACTAATGAATTAAGCATTGCTCCGAATGTGGGAGCAATCAGTAACTATTTGAATAAGATTATTTCCTTGCCGGTTTACAACCGTTTCCATAATAACATAGAAAATTTTCTAAAAAGCCGTGTCCCACGCGGCAGTCGCCTGTTAAAACTTATGTCTAAGTTTGAAGAGGGGTTAAAAGGCTTGTTTGTTCCGGGTATACTATTTGAAGAATTAGGTTTTCGTTATTTTGGCCCGATTGACGGTCATGATTTAAGTAAGCTAACTGTAACCTTAAAGAATATCACAGAGATTAGAGGCCCGCGGCTTTTGCATATAGTAACTAAAAAGGGTAAAGGTTGTGAGTTTGCCGAAAAAAACCCGGTAAAATTTCATGGGATTGGCTGTTTTGATATAAATACAGGAGAGGTAGAAGTAAAAAAATCTAAAGTCGGAGTAAAAAGCTATACTGAAATATTCAGAAATAAATTAGTGCAGTTAGCAGGATCCGATAAGCGGATTCTGGCGATAACCGCGGCTATGCCGGAAGGAACAGGCCTGGATAAGTTCCGGGATAGTTTTCCAACGAGATTTTTTGACGTCGGGATTGCCGAACCCCATGCGGTTTGTTTTGCCGCCGGGCTTGCCAAGCAGGGATTTAAACCGGTGGTTGCGGTATATTCTACATTCCTGCAGCGCGCATATGATCAGATCATTCAAGAAGTTTCATTGCAGGGATTGTCGGTAATATTTGCTATTGACCGAGCAGGCATTGTGGGAGAAGATGGAGTTACCCATCAGGGGATATTTGATATTGCTTACTTAAGCAGTATTCCCAACCTAGTGGTTATGGCGCCAAAGGGTGGCCAGGAGTTGGAGCAGATGTTGGAATTTGCAATAGGGTTGAATCAGCCTGTGGCGATAAGATATCCGCGAGCAGAAACCACTCTGGTAGAGGATAGGCCTATTCCATTAAAGTTGGGTAAGGCGGAGCTGATTAAAGAAGGCAAAGATTTTACAATTGTTGCTTTGGGATCTATGGTTTTGGCTGCTCAGGAAGCAATTGAAATATTGAATAAAGAAGGATTATTTGGTAATTTAATTAATGCGCGTTTTGTTTGGCCCTTAGACATTAAATTAATTAAAGATGTAAGCGCCAAAACAAAATTTGTTTTTACAGTTGAAGAGGGAATAAAACAGGAAGGCTTTGGCAGCGCTATTGCCCAAGAATTAGATAAGCATGTTGAACGTATCGGACTGCCGTTTGAATTTATTCCTCATGGGGCAAGAGGGTTGCTTTTGGAAAAATATGGATTGACTGGTTTGGGGATTGCCACAAGCATCCGCCAGCATATAAAAAACAATGGCTAA
- the xseB gene encoding exodeoxyribonuclease VII small subunit, which produces MMKEKPIFEEDLKKLQKIVEELASGKISLGESLKKYEEGIKIAQSCSQVLMDAQRKVELLMKKDGKFSLEKFEDLRMEGK; this is translated from the coding sequence GTGATGAAAGAAAAACCAATATTTGAGGAAGACCTAAAAAAGCTGCAGAAGATTGTTGAGGAGCTTGCCAGCGGAAAAATTAGTTTGGGGGAATCGCTTAAGAAATATGAAGAAGGGATAAAAATCGCCCAATCCTGCTCGCAAGTCTTAATGGATGCCCAGCGTAAAGTCGAACTGCTTATGAAAAAGGACGGAAAATTTTCTTTAGAGAAATTTGAAGACTTAAGGATGGAAGGTAAATAA
- the xseA gene encoding exodeoxyribonuclease VII large subunit translates to MQKISKHIYTVSEITQVIKGLFENSIGEIWLEGEVSNFKAATSGHFYFSLKDQNSLIMAAMFANANKGLKFKLEDGLKVICFGKVDVYGPRGQYQIIVERIEPKGVGAQQLAFEQLKKKLELEGLFEISHKKPLPQMPFSVGIVTSLGGAAVRDILQILKKGASCVDVVLCDVRVQGEQAAVEIAQAIKDLNDFGKLDLIIVSRGGGSTEDLWSFNEEVVARAIYSSRLPVISAVGHQINTTLSDLVADEFVETPSAAAKIIVDKKNSLLAQLAGSLHELNFSASDQIGQLKNRLTGLTHMLKSPADRLFEKQQQVDELFTGLNYNIRHSLELASERYGSLIQRLQTLSPLSILSRGYSLSMLLPEGLIVKDTSQIKPGDKLRTVLHKGSFISVIQEVFSDERKTNI, encoded by the coding sequence ATGCAGAAAATAAGTAAACATATTTATACTGTTTCTGAAATTACTCAGGTAATTAAAGGCTTGTTTGAAAATAGTATTGGTGAAATCTGGCTTGAAGGAGAAGTCTCTAATTTTAAAGCCGCCACCAGCGGGCATTTTTATTTTTCGCTCAAAGATCAAAATTCCCTTATCATGGCAGCGATGTTTGCCAATGCAAATAAGGGGTTGAAGTTTAAGCTTGAAGATGGCCTGAAAGTTATTTGTTTTGGGAAAGTTGATGTATATGGCCCGCGTGGCCAATATCAGATTATTGTAGAACGGATTGAGCCTAAAGGGGTAGGGGCTCAACAGCTGGCTTTTGAACAACTAAAGAAAAAATTAGAGTTAGAGGGACTTTTTGAAATAAGCCATAAAAAGCCTCTGCCGCAGATGCCTTTTTCTGTGGGGATAGTTACCTCACTTGGCGGCGCCGCAGTGCGCGATATCCTGCAAATTCTTAAAAAAGGAGCCTCTTGTGTAGATGTGGTTTTATGCGATGTAAGAGTACAGGGTGAACAGGCAGCCGTAGAGATTGCCCAGGCGATAAAAGACTTGAATGATTTTGGTAAATTAGATTTGATTATTGTCAGTCGTGGCGGCGGTAGCACCGAAGATCTTTGGTCATTTAATGAAGAGGTGGTAGCACGTGCGATTTATAGTTCCAGGCTTCCGGTAATTTCAGCTGTAGGCCACCAGATCAACACTACTTTATCAGATTTAGTTGCTGATGAATTTGTAGAAACCCCCTCGGCTGCAGCAAAGATTATTGTTGATAAGAAAAATTCTTTATTAGCACAGCTAGCTGGTTCTTTACATGAATTGAATTTTTCCGCCAGCGATCAAATCGGACAGCTAAAAAACAGGCTTACGGGTTTAACTCACATGCTCAAAAGCCCGGCTGATCGTCTGTTTGAAAAGCAACAACAGGTGGATGAATTATTTACCGGATTAAATTATAATATACGCCACTCTTTGGAATTAGCCTCTGAACGCTATGGTTCGTTAATTCAAAGGCTCCAAACTCTAAGCCCGCTATCCATATTATCCCGTGGTTATAGTTTAAGCATGCTTTTACCAGAAGGGTTAATTGTTAAAGACACTTCTCAGATAAAACCGGGGGATAAGTTACGGACAGTTTTACATAAAGGGTCCTTTATCAGTGTTATACAGGAGGTATTTAGTGATGAAAGAAAAACCAATATTTGA
- a CDS encoding TIGR00282 family metallophosphoesterase: protein MNILFIGDIVGSPGREAIKKLVVPLRQELKIDFVIANAENASGGSGITAKVADELFTSGVDVLTSGDHIWKRPEIFELINREKRILRPLNFPSGAPGSGAAVFIAKNGQKVGVINVNGRVFMEALECPFKTTLKACQELSVETKIIIVDIHAEATSEKVALGWYLDGKVSAILGTHTHIQTADDKILPKGTAYLTDAGMTGPYDSVIGRRVEDVLTRFLSSIPVKFEVAQENIQLHGALIEINDNTGKAISILRVQKKL, encoded by the coding sequence ATGAATATTCTATTTATCGGAGACATCGTTGGTTCACCAGGCAGAGAGGCGATTAAGAAACTAGTCGTGCCTTTAAGGCAGGAATTAAAAATAGATTTTGTGATTGCCAATGCGGAGAATGCTTCTGGTGGCTCAGGAATTACGGCTAAGGTTGCCGATGAGCTTTTTACTTCCGGAGTGGATGTGCTTACCTCCGGTGACCATATTTGGAAGAGGCCTGAGATTTTTGAGTTGATTAATCGGGAGAAAAGAATACTGCGCCCGTTGAATTTCCCCAGCGGAGCACCTGGCAGCGGCGCAGCAGTATTTATTGCCAAAAATGGTCAAAAGGTAGGAGTGATTAATGTAAATGGACGAGTTTTTATGGAGGCCCTGGAGTGTCCTTTTAAAACCACGCTTAAGGCCTGCCAGGAGCTGTCAGTAGAAACCAAAATTATTATTGTAGATATTCACGCCGAGGCTACTTCTGAAAAGGTTGCTTTAGGTTGGTATCTGGATGGTAAAGTTTCTGCTATTTTGGGTACGCATACGCATATTCAAACTGCCGATGATAAAATTTTGCCTAAAGGTACCGCTTATTTGACTGATGCAGGTATGACTGGTCCGTATGATTCGGTAATCGGTAGAAGAGTAGAAGATGTGCTTACACGTTTTTTAAGTTCTATTCCGGTTAAATTTGAGGTTGCCCAGGAAAATATCCAATTGCATGGGGCTCTTATTGAAATAAATGACAATACGGGTAAGGCAATTTCGATCTTAAGGGTTCAGAAAAAACTTTAG